The candidate division WOR-3 bacterium DNA window ATTGGCGGAATGTGCAGTATGAGCCGGACATATATTTTTCGCGCAGCACGGATGGGGGTTTAACGTTTCTGCCGTCGGTGCGCGTGAACGATGATCTGGATACCGCCAATCAGTGGTATCCGGTGATCGCCTGTGATAATTCAGGTCAAAATGTCTATGTGGCGTGGATGGATCAGCGAGATACACTGCATGGCTGGGATGTGTACTTCAGCCGCAGCACAGATTATGGCCAGACCTTTGAGCCTAATTATCCGATAAATGATACAGCAACAACCGGAAATACACCGCAGGACTATCCGAGTATTTATTATAAAAATAACATAATTTATGTTGTTTGGCATGATGGACGAGATCCCTCTGGTGGATATTTTGCCAGGAGTATTGATAATGGTGTAAGTTTTGGTCCGAATGTACGGGTAACTGACGATCCCTGGGCTACGGGAATGTATTCAAGTATAACTGCTGATGATTCAGCTAATGTTTATATTATCTGGCGAGATTATAGAAATTACAGTACTTATGGCCATGATATCTATTTTGCCTTCAGCAGTGATAGTGGTCAAACATTCAATGGGAATGTATTGGTGAATGATCATCAGGGTATTGAAAATGCCTGGGACTGGGATCCGAGTATTTGTGTGAATGACAGTGGAAAAGTCTTTGTTGCCTGGTCATCAACGCGCAATGACCCGTCATTTACCAACTTTGATATCTACTGCGCCTCAGGCAACTATGTCGGTATTGAGGAGTACCATAACCCACAAACATCCCTGGCTTTCCAGTGTTATCCAAATCCGTTTATACGGATGACGAATCTCATCTGTGGCATAGGACATGGTGCAGAGAAAAATCCCGTCAGCGTCAGCATCTATGATGCGAGTGGTCGTATGGTAAAATCTTTTACCCTTAATCCTCTGCACTCTGCTTTTAGCATCACCTGGCATGGTGAT harbors:
- a CDS encoding T9SS type A sorting domain-containing protein, whose amino-acid sequence is KSTNSGGSFTSPIMVNDSAAVYHQKYPAIAVDSSGQYIFVVWQDWRNVQYEPDIYFSRSTDGGLTFLPSVRVNDDLDTANQWYPVIACDNSGQNVYVAWMDQRDTLHGWDVYFSRSTDYGQTFEPNYPINDTATTGNTPQDYPSIYYKNNIIYVVWHDGRDPSGGYFARSIDNGVSFGPNVRVTDDPWATGMYSSITADDSANVYIIWRDYRNYSTYGHDIYFAFSSDSGQTFNGNVLVNDHQGIENAWDWDPSICVNDSGKVFVAWSSTRNDPSFTNFDIYCASGNYVGIEEYHNPQTSLAFQCYPNPFIRMTNLICGIGHGAEKNPVSVSIYDASGRMVKSFTLNPLHSAFSITWHGDDDYGQEVPEGVYFIQFLCNGHKSTEKIVKIK